ATCTCGCCGACCGCCGCGGCGTCGTCCCTCTCGCCCCGCCAACTCGCCGCGCTTCTCTCCGCCTTGAGACTCGCGATCCGCCGCGCGACCGGCGCGCGATACACCGACGACTCGACCGCGCGTCTCGCCGTGTACGATAGAGAAGGGAAGCCGTGCCGCCGATGCCGAACACCGATCCGGCGAATCGTGCAGGCGGGACGGTCGACGTACTACTGTCCGCAGTGTCAGAGTTGACGGGTAACTGCGCCTCCCAGGCGAGATCGCGCGCCCTGGGAAGTGCGGGCCGCGCTCGACATCGGACGTCTGATACCCGACGTCTGACATCGGACCAACTCTCGCCACGGCCGCGCCGTCCCTCCTGACGCTGTCGCTGACGCCTAGAGTTGTCGTACGCCACACCGATCCCGTTTAAGACTAGTCCGACGCACGCCTAGTCCAGCGCCTCCAGCAGTACGCCTTTAAGGTATCCTGTTTCTGGAATCGTCATCACTTCCGGGTGGTCCTGCGGCTGCCCCGTCATGGCGCGCAAGGCCACGCGCCGTCCGGAGTCCGCCGCCGCGGAGCGCAGCATCTCGAGGAACTCGGCGCGGCCGACGTGAAAGCTGCAGCTCGCCGTGAAGAGCAGTCCGCCCGGCGCGAGGACGCGGAGCGCGCGGAGGTTCACGTCCTTGTAGCCGCGAAGCGCGGCGGGGACGGTGGCGCGTGTCTTGGCGAACGCCGGCGGGTCCACGGCGATCGTGTCGAATCGCTCTCGCGAGCGTTCGACATCGCGGAGGTAGTCGAACACGTCGGCTTCGACGAATTCGATGTTTGCCAGATCGTTGCGCGCGGCGTTCTCCCGCGCGCGGGTCAGCGCGTCCGCCGAAACGTCGACGGCGATCACGTCGTCGGCGCGGCGGGCGAGGTGAAGCGCGAACGAGCCGTGGTAGCTGAAGCAGTCGAGGGCGTGGCCGCGCGCTCGCTCGCCGATCATCACGCGGTTCTCGCGCTGGTCGAGAAAGGCCCCCGTCTTCTGTCCGCTCCAAGGAGCCGCGAGATACCGCATGCCGTGCTCATTCACTTCGATCTCCGATGGAACGTCGCCCGCGAGCAGCTCGACACCCGACGCGAGGCCTTCTTTCTTTCTCACGGGTACGTCGTTGCGCGCGAGGATGCCCGCGGGAGAGAGCGCGTCGCCGAGCGCCTCGACGATCGGTGCGCGGTACGCCTCGAGGCCGGCGCTCAAGAGCTGCACGACGAGCCAGCGATCATAGCGGTCGCAGACCAGTGACGGGCAGGCGTCCGCTTCTCCATGGACGACCCGGTACGCGTTTGTAACGGAATCGAGCGACCCGCGGCGGCGCACGGCGGTCCGGATCCGATCGCGCCACCACGCAGGGTCGAGTTCCTCGAGCGCGCGCGAGTCGACCATTCGGAGCGCGATCTCGGACGCGGGGCTCCAAAGCGCGCTCCCGATCTTCTTGCCACGATGGTCCATGACGACGACGGCCCCCGCCGGCCGGTCGGGACGAACCGTCACATCGCTCCGGAAAATCCACGGATGGCCGAGTGACCAACGGCGCGCGGCGCGGGACGAAACGTGGGCGGCGTCGCTCATGGAGAGTGGCTATTTCATCGGGGGATGCGCGGGGGATGCGCGGGGTCGTGGAACGGACTGGAATGTATTCGAGTTGATCTTGCGGCCTTGTGACCCCATTGGTACGTTCCCCCGCGCTTTAC
The nucleotide sequence above comes from Gemmatimonadaceae bacterium. Encoded proteins:
- a CDS encoding class I SAM-dependent rRNA methyltransferase, whose product is MSDAAHVSSRAARRWSLGHPWIFRSDVTVRPDRPAGAVVVMDHRGKKIGSALWSPASEIALRMVDSRALEELDPAWWRDRIRTAVRRRGSLDSVTNAYRVVHGEADACPSLVCDRYDRWLVVQLLSAGLEAYRAPIVEALGDALSPAGILARNDVPVRKKEGLASGVELLAGDVPSEIEVNEHGMRYLAAPWSGQKTGAFLDQRENRVMIGERARGHALDCFSYHGSFALHLARRADDVIAVDVSADALTRARENAARNDLANIEFVEADVFDYLRDVERSRERFDTIAVDPPAFAKTRATVPAALRGYKDVNLRALRVLAPGGLLFTASCSFHVGRAEFLEMLRSAAADSGRRVALRAMTGQPQDHPEVMTIPETGYLKGVLLEALD